The segment AAACTCATAAGGAACGTGCTGTAGAGAGCAATTACCTGAATCAGCTTGTGAGGATGGGGCACGTTGTTAAAAATCGTTCAGGCAGAAAAGTTTACTTTAGTATAGGGGAAGGTCTGGGCAAATAATTATTCTGATGTTGTCCAGAGATCTATGTGCTCATATGTAATGTATATTAATGCTTAATAATACTCAATAATTGTTTCATATCAATACGAATCAAGCATATTTGATTTAAACGCAAATTTTCTATGAAATACTATTATATAGAAGTTTATCATCATATCTCATAAGGAATAACATATGCTCATAGGGGATATAAATGGGAAAAAGTATCGCGGTACATTCATCAAAAGGTGGTTCAGGTAAAACCTCTTTTTCTATCAACCTTGCATTTGCATATGCATCCGCCGGGAAGAGCGTATGCCTCCTTGATGCCGATCTTAAGGCTCCAAGTGTTTTTAATTATATGTTTCCTGATTCTGACTGCTGGCTGAACGATGTCCTTGATGGTAAATGTGGTATCATGGATGCGATCGTTGAGGTCGTTGATGACTCAGTAGCACCTGGTAAGTTATGTGTGGGCTATTGCAATCCTGACATCGATGCAGTTCGTGAGATTTCGGGCAAGGATCGTAAATGGCAGTCAAAGGCCCTAAAGATCATCATGGGCATAAAGAATGATCTGTTCTCTTCCGGAATAGATGTGCTTATCATCGATACAGGTCCCGGTGTGGATTTCACCTCGGTTAATGCAATAGCTGCAGCGGATTATGTGATAATGGTGACCAGGCCTGACAGATCTCACCAGAAATATATGGAGCAGATCATTGATGGTATTTATATTCCGCTTGACAAAGATTATGGTGTCATTATGAACAAGTGTCATGAAAAGGATCCTATCTCAATATCCGGTATGACCAATTCGGAGGTTCCTTTACTGGCATCAATACCCTGCCTTTGTGATATTGCCCTGAGGGGCGATTCAGAAGTATTGGTGGTCACAGATCCGGAAAATCCTTTCTCAAAAGCTGTTTTCACAGTTGTTAAGAATATCGAAGAGTGCCTTTCCCTAAGTGATTAACTCATTTTTTATCTTTTTCAAGCATATCCTTCACTTCATTTACATAGTTCAGGATGTCATCCTTTTTTGCATCCTGAATATTTTCATGGAATGTGTCCGATTCCATGAGTGTGTTCTGAAGTGATATTATCAGCAGATACATTATCGAAGCTGCTGCCAATGCAAGTGTGATCCTTTCGATAGGATAGATAGTGATGACCGATACAAACATCTGAGGTGGCAGGTCAAAGAGTATTGCTGCACTTATGCTGCCTGCAAGATGGTCTGCCAGGATTGCCATAAGTGCTGCAAGAAGCAGGAATATAAATTTGAACAGGTTCTCTTTCCTGTCCTTTAATTTGTAGTTGAATACGAGGAAGGCTCCAAGGGTGATAACGTGGAACCACGGGTAGTAGTATACGGTCCTTCCGAGGGGTGTGATGTACCAAAGCAGTATAAGAGCCCCAAAAATTGCCATTGCAGCTTTTTCTTTCTTTGTGATACAAAGACCGGCCACTGCCGAGGCCATTGCCACAAAGAAAGGGGTAAGCAGATGGAATGTGTCCGGGCTACCTCCTCCTCTCACTAAGGTATGGCCCATAATAGCGGTAAATGATGCGATCACTCCCCAAAAGGGACCAAGTAGCATTCCATTCAATGCACCAAAAGATACTACCGAACTTATCCTTGCTCCCTCTATGCCGATGAGGTTCTCAAAATCGGGAAACCAGCTTGCAAAGTATGTTATTACTATGGCGGAAAGAACATACAATGGTGTGAGGTTCCTTTTTTTGATAAGCTGGTTGTATATATCAATGATCACAATATTCTATTATCCTTATTATTATATAATGCTTTAAGGAAACATCTGCCTTTTTTTAGAATTCACAGCAGATTTCTCATCAGAACTGATATATATAGTCATGGCAATTTAGCGGATTGATAACTATGATGTTTATTGGAGAAGCACTAATTGGCGAGGCACCAGAACTCGCACACGTCGATCTTATGATCGGGGACAAGGAGGGACCTGTCGGACAGGCGTTCGCAACAGGTATGACCCAGCTTTCAGCAGGTCACACTCCTCTTCTTTCCGTCATTCGCCCGAACTTACCAACAAAGCCATCTACACTGATCGTTCCAAAAGTGACAGTGAAGAATATGGATCAGGCCTCACAGATATTTGGTCCTGCTCAGGCAGCTGTTGCTAAGGCTATCGCTGATGCAGTGGAAGAAGGAATTGTCCCGAAAGACCAGGCTGAAGACCTTGTGATCATCGCAAGCGTATTCATCCATCCACAGGCTGTTGACTACAACCGTATCTTCAGGTACAACTACGGTGCTACAAAACTTGCTCTTAAGCGCGCACTGGACAATTTCCCATCCATCGACACTGTGCTCGAAGAGAAGGACAAGTCCTCACACGCAATTATGGGATTCAAGGTATCAAGGCTCTGGGATGCCCCATACCTGCAGGTTGCACTTGACAATCCAAACATCGATGCTATTCGCAATGTCGTCAAGCAGCTTCCAAAGAGCGACCACCTTATCCTGGAAGCAGGTACACCTCTTATCAAACGCTATGGTGTGGACGTAATCACCAAGCTTCGTGAGATCAAGCCTGACGCATTCATCGTTGCTGACCTTAAGACACTTGATACAGGTAACCTTGAGGCACGTATGGTAGCAGATGCAACCGCAGACGCTATTGTCGTTTCCGCACTTGCACCTATTGCAACACTTAACAAGGCTATCGCAGAAGCACACAAGACCGGTATCTCTGCTGTCATGGACACACTGAACCAGCCAGACCCTGTAGCTGTACTTGAACAGCTTGACGAGCTTCCTGATGTCGTCGAACTTCACCGTGCGATCGATATCGAAGAGACTGCTCACGCATGGGGCAGTATCGAGGGTATCAAGGCGATCGGTGAGAAGCGCAACAAGAAGATCCTTGTAGCAGTTGCAGGCGGTGTACGTGTTGACACTATCTCCGCTGCACTTGGCGCAGGAGCTGACATCCTCGTTGTTGGAAGGGCTATCACCAACTCCAAGGACATCAAGCAGGCAGCTGACCAGTTCATTGAAGGTCTGAACAAGCCTGAGATCGACCAGTTCAGAGTAATGACCGATTTCTAAGCGTGCGTTTCTTCGCACGTTCCCTTTTTTATGGTGGGGTATGAATGAAACCATTGATCGTATTGAATCTGAAGACCTATCTTGAAGGTACTGGAGAAGGTGCTGTCAGGATCGCTGAGGCCTGCAGAGCCGTAGGCGAGGAAAGTGGCATCGAGATCGCAGTGGCACCTCAGCTTTGTGATGTCTACAGGGTTGCATCCCAGGTGGATGTGCCGGTGTACTCACAGCATATTGATGGTGTTGGTGCCGGAAGTTTCACAGGTCATGTTTTTGCAAGATGCGTCAAGGACGCCGGTGCAGTCGGCACACTTATCAATCACTCCGAGCGCCGCCTGAACCTTGCGGATATTGAAGCATCCATTACCACTGCAAAGGGAGAAGGTCTTCGCACGATAGTGTGTACCAATAACATCGCTACGACAGCAGCAGCAGCTGCACTGGGACCTGACTTCGTTGCAGTGGAGCCACCGGAACTTATCGGTTCAGGTATTCCTGTTTCAAAAGCAGATCCTGAGGTCGTAAGAGGTTCAGTTACTGCCGTTGAGCGCATCGATTCTGATGTGAAGGTGCTCTGTGGTGCAGGTATCTCAAAAGGAGAAGACCTTAAGGCTGCAATGGAACTCGGTTCTGTTGGAGTTCTCCTGGCATCCGGTATTGTCAAGGCTAAAGATCCAAAGGCTGCGCTTGAGGATCTGGTAAGCCTGATCTGATACCTTAATAGAATTATTATAAAAAGAAGTAAGTGATGCCCTATGGCATCCTTTTTTTAAATTTATTTTTCCCTTATAGGAAATACCATCCGATCAATAGCAACAGTGATGAGAATCCTACTTTAATTCCCATGGTAAGTTCCAGGTGAAGGTTGCGTGCAACCATGTTGGATATTCCGATAGGCGGTGGTGATAGTAGTAGTGCTGCCAGGAACAATGAGATGCCTGATATGTAATTGTTTTCCACAATAATAAGGTAGAGTCCTGAAATACCCAGGTATATACCGAAAATGGAGATTATCAGAAGTCCCATTTTGTAGAATCGAAGGTATTTTTCGATACCTCCGGGAAGCATATTGGCAGTTTGCAAATTTTCAGTCTTTTTCAAAAGATCACCGCGGTCAGTGTTTAAACGGAATACTAAATTTGTTTTCATTGCATAAATATCAGATGGAATCCTGACCCCTTATTCCGCAACCAAGGCCGACAAACAGTTTTTCGATATCTCCCTGTACCTCTGCAACAGGCAGGTCTCCAAGTATGTTGATGCGGTATGTAACACTGAGCCTGTCATCGGATATGCCTGAGTAAGTGTCAATGATGCTGACAGAAACTATCCTCTCATCA is part of the Methanococcoides orientis genome and harbors:
- a CDS encoding bifunctional 5,6,7,8-tetrahydromethanopterin hydro-lyase/3-hexulose-6-phosphate synthase, whose amino-acid sequence is MMFIGEALIGEAPELAHVDLMIGDKEGPVGQAFATGMTQLSAGHTPLLSVIRPNLPTKPSTLIVPKVTVKNMDQASQIFGPAQAAVAKAIADAVEEGIVPKDQAEDLVIIASVFIHPQAVDYNRIFRYNYGATKLALKRALDNFPSIDTVLEEKDKSSHAIMGFKVSRLWDAPYLQVALDNPNIDAIRNVVKQLPKSDHLILEAGTPLIKRYGVDVITKLREIKPDAFIVADLKTLDTGNLEARMVADATADAIVVSALAPIATLNKAIAEAHKTGISAVMDTLNQPDPVAVLEQLDELPDVVELHRAIDIEETAHAWGSIEGIKAIGEKRNKKILVAVAGGVRVDTISAALGAGADILVVGRAITNSKDIKQAADQFIEGLNKPEIDQFRVMTDF
- the tpiA gene encoding triose-phosphate isomerase, giving the protein MKPLIVLNLKTYLEGTGEGAVRIAEACRAVGEESGIEIAVAPQLCDVYRVASQVDVPVYSQHIDGVGAGSFTGHVFARCVKDAGAVGTLINHSERRLNLADIEASITTAKGEGLRTIVCTNNIATTAAAAALGPDFVAVEPPELIGSGIPVSKADPEVVRGSVTAVERIDSDVKVLCGAGISKGEDLKAAMELGSVGVLLASGIVKAKDPKAALEDLVSLI
- a CDS encoding tyrosine-protein kinase family protein, which gives rise to MGKSIAVHSSKGGSGKTSFSINLAFAYASAGKSVCLLDADLKAPSVFNYMFPDSDCWLNDVLDGKCGIMDAIVEVVDDSVAPGKLCVGYCNPDIDAVREISGKDRKWQSKALKIIMGIKNDLFSSGIDVLIIDTGPGVDFTSVNAIAAADYVIMVTRPDRSHQKYMEQIIDGIYIPLDKDYGVIMNKCHEKDPISISGMTNSEVPLLASIPCLCDIALRGDSEVLVVTDPENPFSKAVFTVVKNIEECLSLSD